One genomic region from Athalia rosae chromosome 3, iyAthRosa1.1, whole genome shotgun sequence encodes:
- the LOC105689678 gene encoding uncharacterized protein LOC105689678, whose protein sequence is MATVFESPFLSNRLRQIEERYEEPTTFGRCDCTSYTYLALSIVLFAVGTAITILALGEPSNRYVFTQLGHMWLVGPIFICSGLMVAVKCMLYLRRKSVIQMIFHQRQLFRELAGSQAVSGSGARTPGPPPYEVITEGQGPSEMPPPSYAEAVALLQQAGLQDNKLAGVASPCSGVTVGEAERTKP, encoded by the exons ATGGCCACGGTTTTCGAGAGCCCGTTCCTTTCGAATAGGCTGCGTCAGATCGAGGAGCGATACGAAGAGCCGACGACTTTTGGACGTTGCGATTGCACCAGCTATACATACCTTGCACTCAGCATAGTACTCTTCGCCGTTGGCACAGCGATAACGATATTAGCCCTAGGGGAACCATCTAACCGATATGTATTCACGCAGTTAGGACACATGTGGCTTGTCGGCCCGATTTTCATATGCTCCGGGCTCATGGTCGCTGTTAAATGCATGCTATACCTCAGAAGAAAATCTGTTATACAGATGATATTCCATCAGAGGCAACTTTTCCGG GAACTGGCTGGTTCTCAGGCAGTCAGTGGATCTGGTGCAAGAACACCTGGACCACCACCTTATGAAGTTATCACTGAGGGTCAGGGACCAAGTGAGATGCCCCCACCTTCCTACGCAGAAGCAGTTGCCCTTCTACAGCAGGCTGGTTTACAAG ATAACAAGCTGGCGGGAGTCGCATCACCCTGCAGTGGCGTGACAGTGGGTGAAGCAGAAAGAACCAAACCCTGA